In Streptantibioticus cattleyicolor NRRL 8057 = DSM 46488, a genomic segment contains:
- a CDS encoding MMPL family transporter, whose translation MAAIAKWCLRRRFAVIMLWLAALAGVTGAALAAGSAYSNSYEVPGTEAGKAASLLGLAFPGRAGSSDTIVWHTTDGGSVRALGVEQRMTHTLDTVRHLPGITSVTSPYGPDGGGQISKDGRTAYATVTFGQDTDHLGAGQVKPVVSTAKSAAGPGLQVELGGDAIGMAQPTSTHLSELIGIAVAGAVLLVAFGSLAAMSLPIATAVVSVGTAVMGIQLLGHVMTMASFAPMLGTLIGLGVGIDYALFIVTRHRRGLRRGLAVADAATRAVATSGRAVVFAGGTVCAAVLGMFVLRLSFLNGVAIAAALTVLLTVAASVTLLPALLGVIGDKALSRRERRRLTEHGPQPEVPTGLAARWSAFVERHPKLLGCVAAAVMLVCALPTLSLHLGTSDQGNDPAGSTTRKAYDLVAEGFGPGVNGPLQVVADTRGDAAGKVALDRLTDTLRDTHGVAAVSTGTDAASGDIQVVTVVPTGAPQSQTTSDLIDRLRHDVIPRAEQGTGLKVYVGGETAAYDDFASVIVGKLPLFVGVVISMGFLLLMAAFRSLGIPLKAAVMNVAAVASSFGIVVAVFQWGWGSELLGLGRAGPIEPFLPVIMVSVLFGLSMDYQVFLVSRMYEEWLETRDNRRAVRVGLAETSRVINSAAVIMISVFLAFVLSGDRVIAMFGIGLAAAVALDAFVLRTLLVPALMHLLGRANWWLPGWLDRRLPRLSIEPRERLEEPVAPAPVPTPTPLTPPAGRPVPGDAVGPAA comes from the coding sequence ATGGCCGCAATAGCCAAGTGGTGCCTGCGCCGCCGCTTCGCCGTCATCATGCTCTGGCTCGCCGCGCTGGCCGGTGTGACCGGCGCCGCACTCGCCGCCGGATCCGCGTATTCCAACAGCTACGAGGTCCCCGGCACCGAGGCCGGCAAGGCGGCCTCCCTGCTCGGCTTGGCCTTCCCCGGCCGCGCGGGCTCCTCGGACACCATCGTGTGGCACACCACCGACGGCGGCTCGGTGCGCGCGCTCGGCGTCGAACAGCGGATGACCCACACCCTGGACACCGTCCGCCACCTGCCCGGGATCACCTCGGTGACCAGCCCGTACGGGCCCGACGGCGGCGGGCAGATCAGCAAGGACGGACGCACCGCCTACGCCACCGTCACCTTCGGCCAGGACACCGACCACCTCGGCGCCGGCCAGGTGAAGCCGGTGGTCTCCACCGCCAAGTCGGCCGCCGGACCGGGCCTTCAGGTCGAACTCGGCGGCGACGCCATCGGCATGGCCCAGCCCACCAGCACCCACCTCAGCGAGCTGATCGGCATCGCGGTGGCCGGCGCGGTGCTGCTGGTGGCCTTCGGCTCACTGGCCGCGATGTCGCTGCCGATCGCCACCGCCGTGGTGAGCGTCGGCACCGCCGTCATGGGCATCCAACTCCTCGGCCACGTCATGACCATGGCCAGCTTCGCCCCCATGCTCGGCACCCTGATCGGGCTGGGCGTGGGCATCGACTACGCGCTGTTCATCGTCACCCGGCACCGGCGCGGGCTGCGCCGGGGGCTTGCGGTCGCCGACGCCGCCACGCGGGCGGTGGCCACCTCGGGGCGGGCGGTGGTCTTCGCCGGCGGCACCGTCTGCGCCGCCGTGCTCGGCATGTTCGTGCTGCGGCTGAGCTTCCTCAACGGGGTCGCCATCGCCGCAGCGCTCACCGTGCTGCTCACCGTGGCCGCCTCGGTGACGCTGCTGCCCGCGCTGCTCGGGGTCATCGGCGACAAGGCGCTCAGCCGCCGGGAACGCCGCCGGCTCACCGAACACGGCCCGCAGCCGGAGGTGCCCACCGGCCTCGCGGCGCGCTGGTCGGCCTTTGTCGAACGCCACCCCAAACTCCTCGGGTGCGTGGCCGCCGCCGTCATGCTGGTCTGCGCGCTGCCCACCCTCTCCCTCCACCTCGGCACCTCCGACCAGGGCAACGACCCGGCCGGCTCCACCACCCGCAAGGCGTACGACCTGGTGGCCGAGGGGTTCGGGCCGGGTGTCAACGGTCCGTTGCAGGTGGTCGCCGACACCCGGGGCGACGCCGCCGGCAAGGTCGCCCTCGACCGGCTCACCGACACCCTGCGCGACACCCACGGGGTGGCCGCCGTCTCCACCGGCACCGACGCCGCCTCCGGCGACATCCAGGTGGTCACCGTCGTCCCCACCGGCGCCCCCCAGTCACAGACCACCAGCGACCTCATCGACCGGCTGCGCCACGACGTCATCCCCCGGGCCGAGCAGGGCACCGGACTCAAGGTCTACGTCGGCGGCGAGACCGCGGCCTACGACGACTTCGCCTCGGTGATCGTCGGCAAACTGCCGCTCTTCGTGGGCGTGGTGATCTCCATGGGGTTCCTGCTGCTGATGGCGGCCTTCCGCAGCCTGGGCATCCCGCTGAAGGCCGCGGTGATGAACGTGGCCGCGGTGGCCTCCTCGTTCGGCATCGTGGTCGCCGTCTTCCAGTGGGGCTGGGGGAGCGAACTGCTCGGGCTGGGCCGGGCCGGGCCGATCGAACCGTTCCTGCCGGTGATCATGGTCTCGGTGCTCTTCGGCCTCTCCATGGACTACCAGGTCTTCCTGGTCAGCCGGATGTACGAGGAGTGGCTGGAGACCCGGGACAACCGCCGGGCGGTACGCGTCGGGCTCGCCGAGACCAGCCGGGTGATCAACTCGGCCGCGGTGATCATGATTTCGGTCTTCCTCGCCTTCGTGCTCAGCGGTGACCGGGTGATCGCGATGTTCGGCATCGGGCTGGCCGCGGCGGTCGCGCTCGACGCGTTCGTGCTGCGGACGCTGCTGGTGCCGGCGCTGATGCACCTGCTGGGCCGCGCCAACTGGTGGCTGCCCGGCTGGCTCGACCGCCGGCTGCCCAGGCTGAGCATCGAGCCCCGGGAGCGCCTGGAGGAGCCGGTGGCCCCGGCCCCGGTTCCCACGCCGACCCCGCTCACGCCGCCCGCCGGGCGTCCCGTCCCGGGCGACGCGGTGGGCCCGGCGGCCTGA
- a CDS encoding helix-turn-helix transcriptional regulator, whose product MAADGGAVRAPESPGTGSHPCAMLSPVQTQSVSPVFVGRDRELTVLRAALDRAGAGEPQALLVGGEAGVGKTRLLEEFLAAACASGAATAVGGCVEIGADGLPYQPVSGALRMLHGALGDELLRAAAGFEDDLVRLLPDLAENPAPAPRGPEYPDEFGRARLFELTARLLERISAERTVVLAIEDLHWADRSTRELLAYLYRALHRARLVVVATYRTDDIHRRHPLRPFLAELDRLRTVQRLELPRLSRDEVRRQMAGILHSEPDHALVERVFRRSDGNPFFVEELACSIHSGCATGLSDSLRDLLLVRVEALPEDAQRVVRVAAEGGSRVEHALLAAVAGLADDDLDEALRAAVGANILLLADGGDSYRFRHALVREAVVDDLLPGERSRVNRRYAQALEERPGLICASDRPARLASYWYHAGDARKALPAVLRASVEARRRHAHAEQLHLLQRAMELWDDVPDAERDQLPAACVTEAYPPVTSGPDGDPAVSDARPHYLDLLAEAAVAARLSEQRERGLTLVKQALRLVDADRDPVRAAWFWTQRSRLVKGLGRGDGREELARAEELVCGVPPSAVHADILVQIAGWEMCHVPGERTLSTAERAVELARLVGAADVELNARVTLATLRVASGEADRGIAELRELARRAEGRADTRALGRAHLNLTHVLEATGRSAEAVAAAEEGLKAAGAAGVHNDAFLTANLAESLTSLGEWERAATLLGSAHDNVRHAGTRGFLTLRSAHLALLRGELDEAERLLGQVRQSAARLGAEPQVLVPVAEAELGIAADRGRYDQARAVLRDALAVPPTLGHHAYWWQLLVRAAAAEGDARGLPGMDAERDGILALLRLRGRALVTDAPVWVAWSRWFDAELARADGRDDPARWAEAAAGFAPLHRPYALARVGYRWAESLLAGGAPDRERAAALLGEAHATAGRLGARLLRQETELLATRARLPLSGAPACPHHPATRADDLGLTPRERDVLRLVAAGRTNRAIAEELFISPKTASVHVSNILAKLGVSGRGEAAAVAHRLRLFGVDAAAG is encoded by the coding sequence GTGGCGGCGGACGGCGGGGCCGTCCGCGCGCCGGAATCCCCGGGCACCGGCTCGCACCCCTGTGCGATGCTCTCACCTGTGCAGACACAGTCCGTCTCCCCGGTGTTCGTCGGCCGCGACCGCGAGCTGACCGTCCTGCGCGCCGCGCTCGACCGGGCCGGCGCCGGTGAGCCGCAGGCGTTGCTCGTCGGCGGCGAGGCCGGGGTGGGCAAGACCCGGCTGCTGGAGGAGTTCCTGGCCGCCGCGTGCGCCTCCGGCGCGGCCACCGCGGTCGGCGGCTGCGTGGAGATCGGCGCCGACGGCCTGCCCTACCAGCCGGTCTCCGGCGCCCTGCGGATGCTGCACGGCGCCCTCGGCGACGAACTGCTGCGCGCCGCGGCCGGCTTCGAGGACGACCTGGTCCGCCTCCTGCCCGACCTCGCCGAGAACCCCGCGCCCGCGCCCCGCGGACCGGAGTACCCCGACGAGTTCGGCCGCGCCCGGCTTTTCGAGCTCACCGCCCGCCTGCTGGAACGCATCTCGGCCGAACGCACCGTCGTCCTCGCCATCGAGGACCTGCACTGGGCCGACCGCTCCACCCGGGAACTGCTGGCCTACCTCTACCGCGCCCTGCACCGCGCCCGCCTGGTGGTGGTGGCCACCTACCGCACCGACGACATCCACCGCCGCCACCCGCTGCGCCCCTTCCTCGCCGAACTCGACCGGCTGCGCACCGTCCAGCGCCTGGAACTGCCCCGGCTCAGCCGCGACGAGGTGCGCCGCCAGATGGCCGGCATCCTGCACTCCGAACCCGACCACGCCCTGGTGGAGCGGGTCTTCCGACGCTCCGACGGCAACCCGTTCTTCGTCGAGGAGCTGGCGTGCAGCATCCACTCCGGATGCGCCACGGGCCTGAGCGACTCGCTGCGCGACCTGCTGCTGGTACGCGTCGAGGCGCTGCCGGAGGACGCCCAGCGGGTGGTACGGGTGGCCGCCGAGGGCGGCTCCCGGGTCGAACACGCCCTGCTCGCCGCGGTCGCCGGGCTCGCCGACGACGACCTCGACGAGGCGCTGCGGGCCGCCGTCGGCGCCAACATCCTGCTGCTCGCCGACGGCGGCGACAGCTACCGCTTCCGGCACGCCCTGGTCCGCGAGGCCGTGGTCGACGACCTGCTGCCCGGCGAACGCAGCCGCGTCAACCGCCGCTACGCGCAGGCGCTGGAGGAGCGGCCCGGCCTGATCTGCGCCTCCGACCGGCCGGCCCGGCTGGCCAGCTACTGGTACCACGCCGGCGACGCCCGCAAGGCGCTCCCCGCCGTCCTGCGCGCCTCCGTCGAGGCCCGCCGCCGCCACGCCCACGCCGAACAACTCCACCTGCTCCAGCGGGCGATGGAGTTGTGGGACGACGTCCCCGACGCCGAACGCGACCAGCTGCCCGCGGCCTGCGTCACCGAGGCCTACCCGCCGGTGACCTCCGGCCCGGACGGCGACCCGGCGGTGAGCGACGCCCGTCCGCACTACCTCGACCTGCTCGCCGAGGCCGCGGTCGCCGCCCGCCTGTCCGAGCAGCGGGAACGCGGTCTCACCCTGGTCAAGCAGGCGCTGCGGCTGGTGGACGCCGACCGCGACCCGGTGCGCGCCGCCTGGTTCTGGACCCAGCGCTCCCGGCTGGTCAAGGGGCTCGGCCGGGGCGACGGCCGGGAGGAGCTGGCCCGCGCCGAGGAGCTGGTGTGCGGGGTGCCGCCGTCCGCGGTGCACGCCGACATCCTGGTGCAGATCGCCGGCTGGGAGATGTGCCACGTCCCCGGCGAACGGACGCTGTCCACCGCCGAACGCGCCGTGGAGCTGGCCCGGCTGGTCGGCGCCGCCGACGTGGAGCTCAACGCCCGGGTCACGCTGGCCACGCTGCGGGTCGCCTCCGGCGAGGCCGACCGCGGCATCGCCGAACTGCGCGAGCTGGCCCGGCGCGCCGAGGGCCGGGCGGACACCCGCGCGCTGGGCCGGGCCCACCTCAACCTCACCCACGTCCTGGAGGCCACCGGCCGCTCCGCCGAGGCGGTGGCCGCCGCCGAGGAGGGGCTGAAGGCGGCCGGCGCGGCCGGCGTCCACAACGACGCCTTCCTCACCGCCAACCTCGCCGAATCCCTGACCTCCCTGGGCGAGTGGGAACGCGCCGCCACCTTGCTCGGCAGCGCCCACGACAACGTGCGCCACGCCGGCACCCGCGGCTTCCTCACCCTGCGCTCCGCCCATCTGGCGCTGCTGCGCGGCGAGTTGGACGAGGCCGAGCGACTCCTCGGCCAGGTGCGGCAGAGCGCCGCGCGGCTCGGCGCCGAACCGCAGGTGCTGGTGCCGGTGGCCGAGGCGGAGCTGGGCATCGCCGCCGACCGGGGCCGCTACGACCAGGCCCGCGCGGTGCTGCGCGACGCCCTGGCGGTGCCGCCGACACTCGGCCACCATGCGTACTGGTGGCAGCTGCTGGTGCGGGCCGCCGCCGCGGAGGGGGACGCGCGCGGGCTGCCCGGCATGGACGCCGAGCGGGACGGGATCCTCGCGCTGCTGCGGCTGCGGGGACGCGCCCTGGTCACCGACGCCCCCGTGTGGGTGGCCTGGTCCCGCTGGTTCGACGCCGAACTGGCCCGGGCGGACGGCCGCGACGACCCCGCCCGCTGGGCCGAGGCCGCCGCCGGCTTCGCCCCGTTGCACCGCCCGTACGCGCTGGCCCGGGTGGGCTACCGGTGGGCCGAGTCGCTGCTGGCCGGCGGCGCCCCGGACCGCGAACGGGCTGCCGCGCTGCTCGGCGAGGCGCACGCCACGGCCGGCCGGCTCGGCGCGCGGCTGCTGCGCCAGGAGACCGAACTGCTGGCCACCCGCGCCCGCCTCCCGCTGTCCGGCGCCCCGGCCTGCCCGCACCACCCCGCCACCCGCGCCGACGACCTCGGGCTCACCCCCCGCGAACGCGACGTGCTGCGCCTGGTGGCGGCCGGCCGCACCAACCGCGCCATCGCCGAGGAACTGTTCATCTCACCCAAGACCGCCAGCGTCCACGTCTCCAACATCCTTGCCAAACTGGGGGTTTCGGGCCGGGGCGAGGCGGCGGCGGTGGCCCACCGGCTGCGGCTGTTCGGGGTGGACGCGGCGGCGGGGTGA
- a CDS encoding 2-hydroxyacid dehydrogenase — protein sequence MADHPRPTPPAPGARPVVWLPVDPDEVGELPPGPLYLRWDGDEPFPADPAGADFYVPPYMKAAEVATRPLRHGARPRVVQTLTAGVDHVLPALPAGTVLCNARGVHETSTAELALTLTLAALRGIPRFVRGQDAERWYAGVYPALADRTVLIVGYGAIGAAVEDRLAPFECARVLRVARAARTTGRGPVHALSELPALLPRADVVILTVPLTEDTRHLADAAFLARMKDGALLVNVARGPVVETKALLAELESGRLTAALDVTDPEPLPPGHPLWHAPGALISPHVGGSTSAFWPRARRLLRGQLERFVQGRPLENVVAG from the coding sequence ATGGCTGACCACCCCCGTCCGACGCCCCCCGCACCCGGCGCCCGCCCCGTCGTATGGCTCCCGGTCGACCCCGACGAGGTGGGAGAACTCCCGCCCGGCCCGCTCTACCTGCGCTGGGACGGCGACGAACCGTTCCCCGCCGACCCGGCCGGCGCCGACTTCTACGTCCCGCCGTACATGAAGGCCGCCGAGGTGGCCACCCGGCCGCTGCGCCACGGCGCCCGGCCGCGCGTCGTGCAGACCCTCACCGCCGGCGTCGACCACGTCCTGCCCGCCCTCCCGGCCGGCACCGTGCTGTGCAACGCCCGCGGCGTCCACGAGACCAGCACCGCCGAACTCGCGCTCACCCTCACCCTCGCCGCGCTGCGCGGCATCCCCCGGTTCGTCCGCGGCCAGGACGCCGAACGCTGGTACGCCGGCGTCTACCCGGCGCTCGCCGACCGCACGGTGCTGATCGTCGGGTACGGCGCGATCGGCGCGGCCGTCGAGGACCGGCTCGCGCCCTTCGAGTGCGCGCGGGTCCTGCGCGTCGCCCGCGCCGCGCGCACCACCGGCCGCGGCCCGGTGCACGCCCTGTCCGAACTCCCCGCCCTGCTGCCCCGCGCCGACGTGGTGATCCTCACCGTGCCGCTCACCGAGGACACCCGGCACCTGGCCGACGCCGCCTTCCTGGCCCGGATGAAGGACGGCGCCCTGCTCGTCAACGTCGCGCGCGGCCCGGTGGTGGAGACCAAGGCGCTCCTCGCCGAGCTGGAGTCCGGCCGGCTGACCGCCGCCCTCGACGTCACCGACCCCGAACCGCTGCCACCCGGCCACCCGTTGTGGCACGCCCCCGGCGCCCTGATCAGCCCGCATGTGGGCGGCAGCACCTCGGCGTTCTGGCCGCGCGCCCGACGGCTGCTCCGCGGCCAGCTCGAACGGTTCGTCCAGGGGCGCCCGTTGGAGAACGTGGTGGCCGGCTGA
- the gatC gene encoding Asp-tRNA(Asn)/Glu-tRNA(Gln) amidotransferase subunit GatC translates to MPGITREEVAHLGRLSRLELKDEELDHFAGQLDEIIGAVARVAEVATEDVTPTSHPLPLTNVMRPDVVRPSLTPQQALSGAPAQEQQRFKVPQILGED, encoded by the coding sequence ATGCCTGGCATCACGCGCGAGGAGGTCGCCCACCTCGGCCGGCTGTCGCGTCTGGAGCTGAAGGACGAAGAGCTCGACCACTTCGCCGGACAGCTCGACGAGATCATCGGCGCGGTCGCCCGCGTCGCCGAGGTGGCCACCGAGGACGTCACCCCGACCTCCCACCCGCTGCCGCTCACCAATGTCATGCGCCCGGACGTGGTCCGTCCGTCGCTGACCCCGCAGCAGGCCCTGTCCGGTGCGCCGGCGCAGGAGCAGCAGCGCTTCAAGGTGCCGCAGATCCTGGGGGAGGACTGA
- the gatA gene encoding Asp-tRNA(Asn)/Glu-tRNA(Gln) amidotransferase subunit GatA: MTDLTRLTAAATAERIASGEVSAVQVAEAHLARIDAVDEKVHAFLHVDREGALAQARAVDAKRAAGEELGPLAGVPLALKDIFTTVGVPTTVGSKILEGWIPPYDATLTRRLKEAGVVILGKTNMDEFAMGSSTENSAYGPTGNPWDLTRIPGGSGGGSSAALASFQAPLAIGTDTGGSIRQPAAVTGTVGVKPTYGAVSRYGMVAFSSSLDQGGPCARTVLDTALLHEVIAGHDPLDSTSIDAPVPPVVAAARAGDVKGMRIGVVKEFAGEGYQAGVMQRFTESVELLRELGAEIVEVSCPSFEYALAAYYLIAPSECSSNLARFDGLRYGLRAGDDGTRSAEEVTALTREAGFGPEVKRRVILGTYALSSGYYDAYYGSAQKVRTLITQDFQRAFGDVDVLVSPTTPTTAFPIGERADDPMAMYLADLCTIPSNLAGNAAMSLPCGLAPEDGLPVGLQIIAPAMADDRLYRVGAAVEAAFTARWGHPLLEEAPTL; the protein is encoded by the coding sequence ATGACGGATCTGACCAGGCTCACCGCCGCCGCCACCGCCGAGAGGATCGCCTCCGGCGAGGTCTCCGCGGTGCAGGTCGCCGAAGCCCATCTCGCCCGGATCGACGCGGTCGACGAGAAGGTGCACGCCTTCCTGCACGTCGACCGGGAGGGCGCGCTGGCGCAGGCCCGCGCGGTGGACGCCAAGCGCGCGGCCGGCGAGGAACTCGGCCCGCTGGCCGGCGTCCCGCTCGCCCTGAAGGACATCTTCACCACCGTGGGCGTGCCGACCACCGTCGGCTCGAAGATTCTCGAAGGGTGGATCCCGCCCTACGACGCCACGCTCACCCGCCGGCTGAAGGAAGCCGGCGTGGTCATCCTCGGCAAGACCAACATGGACGAGTTCGCCATGGGGTCCTCCACCGAGAACAGCGCCTACGGCCCCACCGGCAACCCGTGGGACCTCACCCGGATCCCCGGCGGCTCCGGCGGCGGTTCCTCGGCCGCGCTCGCCTCGTTCCAGGCGCCGCTGGCCATCGGCACCGACACCGGCGGCTCCATCCGCCAGCCGGCCGCCGTCACCGGCACCGTCGGCGTCAAGCCGACCTACGGCGCCGTCTCCCGGTACGGCATGGTCGCCTTCTCCTCGTCGCTGGACCAGGGCGGCCCGTGCGCCCGTACCGTGCTCGACACCGCGCTGCTGCACGAGGTGATCGCCGGCCACGACCCGCTCGACTCCACCTCCATCGACGCCCCCGTCCCGCCGGTGGTCGCCGCCGCCCGCGCCGGTGACGTCAAGGGCATGCGGATCGGCGTGGTCAAGGAGTTCGCCGGCGAGGGCTACCAGGCCGGCGTGATGCAGCGGTTCACCGAGTCGGTGGAGCTCCTGCGCGAACTGGGCGCCGAGATCGTCGAGGTCTCCTGCCCGTCCTTCGAGTACGCGCTCGCCGCCTACTACCTGATCGCGCCCAGCGAGTGCTCGTCCAACCTGGCCCGCTTCGACGGCCTGCGGTACGGCCTGCGGGCCGGCGACGACGGCACCCGGTCCGCCGAGGAGGTCACCGCGCTCACCCGCGAGGCCGGCTTCGGCCCCGAGGTCAAGCGCCGCGTCATCCTGGGCACCTACGCGCTCAGCTCCGGCTACTACGACGCGTACTACGGCTCGGCGCAGAAGGTCCGCACCCTGATCACCCAGGACTTCCAGCGGGCCTTCGGCGACGTGGACGTGCTGGTCTCGCCGACCACGCCGACCACCGCGTTCCCGATCGGGGAGCGGGCCGACGACCCGATGGCGATGTACCTCGCCGACCTGTGCACCATCCCGTCCAACCTGGCGGGCAACGCGGCGATGTCGCTGCCGTGCGGGCTCGCCCCCGAGGACGGCCTGCCGGTCGGCCTCCAGATCATCGCCCCGGCCATGGCCGACGACCGCCTCTACCGTGTCGGTGCGGCCGTGGAGGCCGCCTTCACCGCACGCTGGGGCCACCCGCTGCTTGAGGAGGCACCGACCCTATGA
- a CDS encoding aldo/keto reductase: MERRTIGAAALEVGSVGLGCMPMSWAYTTSQRDGERSLRAVHAALDAGTTLLDTADMYGPFTNELLVGRVLRERRREAFVSTKCGLLVGEQHIVANGRPGYVKRACDASLRRLQTDVIDLYQLHRVDPEVPVEDTWGAMSELVAAGKVRALGFCAVGAARVGYPRRGARRSGGAARRADPVRPGPYADTLDRLERVQQVFPVACVQAELSVWSPEALCDLLPWCASRGVGFLAAMPLGNGFLTGTLTPGQGFEPDDVRARHPRFTADMMAANQPIVAGLRRVAARHGATPAQIALAWVLAQGPYVVPVPGAKKERWTAENAAAAGVRLGADDLAEIAGLPPALGSWD; encoded by the coding sequence GTGGAGCGCAGGACGATCGGTGCGGCAGCTCTCGAAGTGGGCTCCGTGGGGCTGGGCTGCATGCCGATGAGCTGGGCGTACACCACCTCGCAGCGGGACGGCGAGCGGTCGTTGCGGGCGGTGCACGCGGCGCTGGACGCCGGCACCACGCTGCTGGACACCGCCGACATGTACGGCCCGTTCACCAACGAGCTGCTGGTGGGGCGGGTGCTCAGGGAGCGGCGGCGGGAGGCGTTCGTCTCCACCAAGTGCGGGCTGCTCGTCGGCGAGCAGCACATCGTGGCCAACGGCCGCCCCGGGTACGTCAAGCGGGCCTGCGACGCCTCGTTGCGCCGGTTGCAGACCGATGTGATCGACCTGTACCAGCTGCACCGGGTCGATCCGGAGGTGCCGGTGGAGGACACCTGGGGCGCGATGTCGGAGCTGGTGGCGGCGGGCAAGGTGCGCGCGCTGGGGTTCTGCGCGGTGGGCGCCGCCCGTGTGGGGTACCCCCGCCGGGGCGCGCGCCGCAGCGGTGGCGCCGCGCGCCGCGCCGACCCGGTCCGCCCCGGCCCGTACGCGGACACCCTCGACCGGCTCGAACGCGTCCAGCAGGTGTTCCCGGTGGCGTGCGTGCAGGCGGAGTTGTCGGTGTGGTCGCCGGAGGCGTTGTGCGACCTGCTGCCGTGGTGTGCCTCGCGGGGGGTCGGGTTCCTCGCCGCGATGCCGCTGGGGAACGGTTTCCTCACCGGCACCCTCACCCCCGGGCAGGGGTTCGAGCCGGACGACGTGCGGGCCCGGCACCCGCGTTTCACCGCCGACATGATGGCCGCCAACCAGCCGATCGTGGCCGGTCTGCGCCGGGTCGCCGCCCGGCACGGCGCCACCCCCGCCCAGATCGCCCTGGCCTGGGTGCTGGCCCAGGGCCCCTACGTGGTGCCGGTCCCGGGGGCCAAGAAGGAGCGCTGGACCGCCGAGAACGCCGCGGCGGCCGGCGTCCGCCTCGGGGCGGACGACCTCGCGGAGATCGCCGGGCTGCCGCCGGCGCTGGGCTCCTGGGACTGA
- the gatB gene encoding Asp-tRNA(Asn)/Glu-tRNA(Gln) amidotransferase subunit GatB: MTVTDELVSYEDALASYDPVMGLEVHVELGTRTKMFCGCSTELGAEANSQVCPVCLGLPGALPVVNETAVESAIKIGLALNCEIAQWCRFARKNYFYPDMPKNFQTSQYDEPIAFDGYLDVALEDGEVFRVGIERAHMEEDTGKSTHIGGATGRIHGASHSLLDYNRAGIPLIEIVTKPITGAGDRAPEIARAYVAELRELIRALGVSEARMEMGQLRCDVNLSLRPNGTEKFGTRSETKNVNSLRSVERAVRFEVMRHAAVLGSGGTIVQETRHFHEDTGSTTSGRIKEEAEDYRYFPEPDLVPVAPSREWVEQLRAGLPELPRVRRERLKERWGISDHEMQSVLNAGAIDLIVATIDAGAPADQARKWWMGELARRANEDGVELAALPITPAQVARITELVAEGALNDKLARQVIEGVLAGEGAPDEVVDKRGLKVVSDEGALTAAVEAAIEANQGVADKIRGGKVAAAGALVGAVMKATRGQADAARVRELILAKLGVQG; this comes from the coding sequence GTGACTGTCACTGACGAGCTGGTGTCGTACGAGGACGCGCTCGCCTCGTACGACCCGGTGATGGGTCTCGAGGTCCACGTCGAGCTGGGCACCCGCACCAAGATGTTCTGCGGCTGCTCCACCGAGCTGGGCGCCGAGGCCAACTCCCAGGTCTGCCCGGTCTGCCTGGGCCTGCCCGGCGCGCTGCCGGTGGTCAACGAGACCGCGGTGGAATCGGCGATCAAGATCGGCCTGGCGCTCAACTGCGAGATCGCGCAGTGGTGCCGGTTCGCCCGGAAGAACTACTTCTACCCGGACATGCCGAAGAACTTCCAGACCTCGCAGTACGACGAGCCGATCGCCTTCGACGGCTACCTGGACGTCGCGCTGGAGGACGGCGAGGTCTTCCGGGTGGGCATCGAACGCGCCCACATGGAGGAGGACACCGGCAAGTCCACCCACATCGGCGGCGCCACCGGACGCATCCACGGCGCCTCGCACTCGCTGCTGGACTACAACCGGGCCGGCATCCCGCTGATCGAGATCGTCACCAAGCCGATCACCGGCGCCGGCGATCGGGCCCCCGAGATCGCCCGCGCCTACGTCGCCGAGCTGCGCGAGCTGATCCGGGCGCTGGGCGTCTCCGAGGCCCGGATGGAGATGGGCCAGCTGCGCTGCGACGTCAACCTGTCGCTGCGCCCCAACGGCACCGAGAAGTTCGGCACCCGTTCCGAGACCAAGAACGTCAACTCGCTGCGCTCGGTGGAGCGGGCGGTGCGCTTCGAGGTCATGCGCCACGCGGCGGTGCTCGGCTCCGGCGGCACCATCGTGCAGGAGACCCGCCACTTCCACGAGGACACCGGCTCCACCACCTCCGGCCGGATCAAGGAGGAGGCCGAGGACTACCGGTACTTCCCGGAGCCCGACCTCGTCCCGGTGGCCCCGTCCCGGGAGTGGGTGGAGCAGCTGCGGGCCGGGCTGCCGGAGCTGCCGCGGGTGCGCCGTGAGCGCCTCAAGGAGCGGTGGGGCATCTCCGACCACGAGATGCAGTCGGTGCTCAACGCCGGCGCCATCGACCTGATCGTGGCCACCATCGACGCCGGCGCCCCGGCCGACCAGGCCCGCAAGTGGTGGATGGGCGAGCTGGCCCGGCGGGCCAACGAGGACGGCGTGGAACTTGCCGCGCTGCCCATCACCCCGGCCCAGGTCGCCCGGATCACCGAGCTGGTCGCCGAGGGCGCGCTCAACGACAAGCTGGCCCGCCAGGTCATCGAGGGCGTGCTGGCCGGCGAGGGCGCCCCGGACGAGGTGGTCGACAAGCGCGGCCTGAAGGTCGTCTCGGACGAGGGCGCGCTCACCGCCGCCGTCGAGGCCGCCATCGAGGCCAACCAGGGCGTCGCCGACAAGATCCGCGGCGGCAAGGTGGCCGCGGCCGGCGCGCTGGTCGGCGCGGTGATGAAGGCCACCCGCGGCCAGGCGGACGCCGCCCGGGTGCGCGAGCTGATCCTGGCCAAGCTGGGCGTCCAGGGCTGA